A single region of the Biomphalaria glabrata chromosome 15, xgBioGlab47.1, whole genome shotgun sequence genome encodes:
- the LOC106072459 gene encoding alkaline ceramidase 3-like, protein MPPLADGFWGKETSTLDWCEENYVVSYYVAEFWNTVSNVIMIFAPFVMVFVGYTEKHEKRFLYSFLALTVVGTGSWFFHMTLKYSMQLMDELPMIWGTSFLVYSLYMMDSKPNEECLPLRNGLIIYSIVVTLVYILVKDPIFHQVAYGLMVASIIIMASRILLTIKCSRKLYLTSLFTYGLGFFLWNVDNVFCSHLRSIRSHPVGQVSGMLFECHAWWHIFAGTGTYLSLLFGVHTRYVFLNENPRVKFLLGCWPYVSIRDDGFKLR, encoded by the exons atgcCTCCCTTAGCAGACGGATTCTGGGGGAAAGAGACTTCTACGCTGGACTGGTGTGAGGAGAATTATGTTGTCAGCTATTATGTTGCAGAATTTT GGAATACCGTGTCAAATGTAATTATGATCTTTGCTCCATTTGTCATGGTGTTTGTTGGCTACACTGAGAAACATGAAAAGCGTTTCCTCTATAGTTTTTTGGCATTAACAG tGGTTGGAACAGGTTCCTGGTTTTTTCACATGACTTTGAAATACAGCATGCAG TTGATGGACGAGCTACCAATGATCTGGGGAACAAGTTTCTTGGTTTATTCTTT aTACATGATGGATAGTAAACCAAATGAAGAGTGTCTACCTTTGAGAAACGGTCTCATTATTTATAGCATTGTAGTTACTTTA GTGTACATTCTGGTCAAAGATCCAATCTTCCATCAAGTGGCCTATGGTCTAATGGTGGCAAGTATCATCATAATGGCCAGTCGAATATTATT AACCATCAAGTGTAGTAGAAAGCTGTATTTGACCAGCCTTTTCACTTATGGCCTGGGATTCTTTTTGTGGAATGTAGACAATGTGTTTTGTTCACATCTGAG ATCAATAAGGTCACATCCTGTTGGCCAGGTGTCTGGAATGCTGTTTGAATGCCATGCCTGGTGGCACATTTTTGCTGGCACAGGAACTTATCTCTCGCTGTTATTTGG TGTTCATACACGCTATGTATTCCTTAACGAGAACCCAAGAGTTAAG tttcttttGGGTTGTTGGCCGTATGTATCTATACGAGATGATGGCTTTAAGTTGCGCTAG